The window TCCACGTCGGATCTACTAGGTTGTCCGAACGATGAAAACGATAACGTTATAAACTTAACGTCTTTTAAAGCTTCGGGCACGTCCTTTTTATCAACTTTCTCCATCACCGTTCTCACAACTTTGTCAACAGTGGCTAAACACTCTCCCACGATCACGAAGTTCCTCTTCCTTTTGTCGACTAGATTTTCTATAACGTTCATGACATCCTCGTCCCCGACAGGAGTTAACAACTCATGTCCTTCTTTGGGTTTACTCGTGGATATTGTTTTCGAGGAACTCTCTAAAGAAACAGCTTGCTCGACTTTGCTCTTCACTTGAGGACTCGAGAAACCAGCTTCTCTCATCACTCTACTCACGCTAGGATCATCGAGGATGGATATTACGAGCTGCTCCACTTCAATCTTGACTGCTAAGATCGACTGCTGCTGGCTCTCGATGGTTCCACGCCGCTGGTGAGCCTGCGCGCGTTTGAAAGCTGCACCGAGAGCGTTAGAGATAGAAGGGAAATGGGAAGTTTGAATCCCTAACATAGGACTTCCCGTGGAGGTTGGGAGGCGGTTTAGAGCCACGTTGAAGCAGAGCTCTAGGGCTCTGCATTGAAGAGGGTGCGTGTGAGACTGGAGACAAGCTGTTCTAAGTAAACCCGTTGGAGCAGAGAGCATGGTGCTAGCCACATGGAGAGGGGTGACCTGAGCATGCCCTCTCCTTCTAGCCAAGCCCATTGATTGTTTCACCACGTTTGCAGCTTCAGGCGTGAGGGCTTGCTCCACCGTGCATCCTACAGCTCTCATGGTGACAGCCTTAATTAGGAACACCAAATGGAGGTAGTACTAGCTAGCACTGAGAAGCGAGAGGTCTATGGTAAAGGCTTCAAGGGTATAGTTTCATTCCATTTATCTTAGATAATGAAAGCACCCAAAGAAGAAGGATCTATTAACTGTGTTATATATGGATGTGGGGCTGATTATTAAACCTAATAGCAGAgtaaggaaagagagagagagttcaagGGAAGAGGTGAAAAGAAAGAGGGAGAGAAAGAGAAGTGTTTGGTAGTCAAATATATGAGGGAAGAGGAAATGTGTAGGCTTGTCTTGTGATAGAGGCAAAATTTGGGGAGTTCTTTGAGGGTCCAAAGTGGAATGCATGTGATGACAAAGCAGTATCAAAAGGCAAAGGTAACTCAGCTTTGCCCttatattcttttctttcaCAAATTTCACAAAAAAGATGTAATGGGCACTGCAGCTTAGTGGGTCTCTCTCTTTTCTGCAAAGTGTCATCACTTATTAGAAAGAACCTAATTAAAGATGCAAATCATCATTCATTTATATgatacataaatattaaataatatccCCAATAACACTTGAAGAAAATATTTGAGATATAATCAGTTTCTCCTTTAGCACCTTAAGCTACTCTAGCCAAGTCCCAACACCTTTTCAGACAACAGTCTCGTAATCTAGATCCAGTCACGTAACCTAAACTCAGCATCACATGTAAGATACAACATAGGAGCCACCAAAACATGGGAATGAACAGAtttgtgtatgtatatatatatatatgtgcttTTTTTAGCCAACTATGTGTCAAAAAAGCATAGTTTTTTTTGGAACGCATTATAAGTATAGTTtttattaacaatatttttggttttactCAAACAACATAGTTTATTAAACGTTAACATGTATTCCTTAAGACTGTATATGAGTAGATTTACAGTCTCATTGCCAAGTAACAGAAGTTATCagtaaacaagaaaaatgaaataccAAATTCTGTTCCAAAAGATAATCACAAGTCACTTGCTTGATGAACAATATTGATTAGACTACTGACTAGTAACCAATTATATATGTTTCAGCCTATCAaattttggaaaagaaaaacGTTCAAGACTATGTTTTCTCAGCATATTACACATCTGAAATGATATTGAAATTCGTACTTTAATTTCCAAATACTATCAAGCATAATCATTTTTTACCATTCTAACTCTTAGGGGCAAGAAACACAAAACAACACAAGGATCACTACCCTGGTCtttgaatttaattatttttgtatgaTATTTAGAAACTCAACCCCTAAAAACACTAAAGCGCTAATCAAACTATCTGACCCATCACAGACATCATTAGCTTTCGTTAATTTCATAAAAGTGTGTGGCTTTTGGACCATAactttcattttataaacgaaagagaagagaaacgaagaTGTTTTGAACAAGAAAAGTATTAAAAGAAAGCGCACAAGCCAGTCTCTTGGTGGGGACAGTCTTTGATTGTATCTGCTATCAACACGACCAATCATTTTCATGTGCCTAATGAAATCAAAGTTTCAGTCAGTTACAGGAACTCACGCCCAAAtcgaaataataataaacaggGTATTCAAGAAAACAGCATATATTTATTCATAGAAGCAGAACTGGACGCAGTATTTTATAACTGGAACATAATTAAGAGATAAGAAATGTTTGATTCTCGGATCACTAACCAAAAtgtaatttatgattttatagCTTAACTTGATAACACTAGTTATATAcgcaaaaaaatttaaacagatGCAGATGCCTATCAAATCTTTCAAGAATCCATtgagaaaaaaacacaaattcaTTTATGGGACGTATTAACTAAGAGTTTTAggtgatttgtattaaaatgacaaattcactgttattcaaacatgaattttaaaaactcatttaCAATCCACTGTTATTAAACTTAACATTTCGTAGAGTACTCTAAAATCTactgttattgaaaatattttaagttgtgGAGTTTTAATGTTTTCAGGTGATTTTAGGATGTTTGGGTAGagtttcttagttaaaaaattaaaatctaaatctCATAGTTTTAGGCCATGTTCGGGAACGCGCTAGGCGCTAGTCGGGCGGTAGAGTTGGGCCTAGCGCCTAAAGAGAAAATCGGGGATTAATCAGAAATTATGTGGGGCATAATTTTTAGATTGTTTACtatgttataaaacatgttATTCTTTAATTGAGTATAACATTAATACATTTTCATgtttaaaattgtaaaaaacacacaaatagaatatataaacttaatatagtgtaattttcatcaaaattatgaatataaatgatacttataaaattttagatcaaataaataaataaaaataaaataaaaaaatatattaaaaaatagattaggCGGCCACCTAGACGGCTAGGCAGAAAAAATCAGATATCCGATTTTTAAACCGATTTGGCATAAATCGGGGCAGAAGAGTGACATGTAGTGCACAGGCGGCTGCTTAGGCGGCTAGGCGGCCGATTTTTAGAAAATGGGTTTTAGGTTATGTTGTAGAGTGGTTTAACAAAACTCACCTAAATCTCTGCAACTTATTGAAATCATCTAAAACTccattaaaaatcaaatcacctcaaatgttatattgaaaTTATCTAAAACTCCATTTAAAATCAAATCACCGCAAATATTCAATGAAGGCCCCATAATATAAAGCGATTAGGAATTGCTTAAATCTATGAACAAAAAGAATTGATTCCGAGTATGAATTATTCAAACATGAGATCATTGCAGTAATTGGTACAAGGAGCTTTACCTATTATaccttttttgaaaaagaaatgaGGTTAGAGAGAAAGGAGATAGAGAGGTTTACCTATTATACTTCTACTTTGATGAAAACATCTCTTTCTAACACATGAAGCATGCCACTTCatagaaagaagagagaaaatgcACCACCATTCAACTTGCCTAGGAATCTTCAATAAGACTTATATACTTTGGTAACAGAATCATATAAGCTATATTCCCACCATAGATATCCTAAAAGACtaataaaatagtaaatatatgATCTCTTCTTATGATGGAAACTGAAGAATACAAGTATAAAATTACAATATCCTCACAAGAAACAAGAAATCTTCCTTTCATTCCccaatcatcttttttttttacaatttttttacttGTTTTATGTAAGCCTTAACCTGAAAGCCACTATTCCCTGCAACAAGTTCTACTACACTTACTTCCTCTCCCAATGCTTCTACAAAAGAAGGTAAAGCATCATTATTCAAAATGAGAAAAACGTAAATGTATGTTGTGCCATAGAACAAAGACAGAAATGATCCTAGAATCATTATTCAGGAAAAGCAAGTGACCATTTTGAAATTCAAACATGATTATATGGTTTTTTTCTGGAAGATAATATGAGATAATTATTGTGTACGTTAGGTcacacacaaaataaaaaagaaaaaaagaggtTTTATTTCTTCTATTTATCATAAACGTTAATgggataaataaatattataaacttGCTTACGTATAAGATTACGTATAGATCATTTAGTTTTCTAAAGTCTCTTTGATGAAATTTTCGAGGTTTTCATGAGGTTACATAGGCGTAGATAAATGTTTGTGACAGAAAAAATAGAAGAGTTGTGAGAACAAACACAAACTCATTAACTGTTTATAAGACAGAAAAAGTTGAGGAAATGGGATGTGTTCATTAGCTTAGACCCAAAAGAGATCCAAAGGGAGACCAAAATCATTTAAATGCAAAAGTGTTTAATTTGGAATGATGAGAGCAAAGGAATTAGATGGTTGCCTCAGGCGCACTCAATCAACCCTTTACTCCTTTAATACAATTAGCTAATTGTGTTTGCCCGAACTGAAAGATTTAAACTCtatcacaaaagaaaaaaaatattgcgCAAACCAATCTTTTCGAGAAAGTTTATGACCACAACAGTCAAATGTGAACTGCTTTAAGTCTTTAACGAGGACCAGACCCCAGATTCTAAAGCGCTTGCGTTAACGAGAAGAACATAATGTGAAATCAACCCGTCTATCCAGCCCACTTGCTAAAGATTTAGCCAATTTAGCCATCAACTTTTGATGAGTTTGGCCTTTTACAAAGCAACACATAATATTTTGCATCAGATTTTAAAAATCACTTACCGAGTATTGTGCTTGTTACATGTTAAACTGAAACTGGCAATTATTCTTTCCACGCTGTTCGCATTTATTAGGGAAAAAAAGAAAGGGCTTTGTTGTGAGCTTAGACCAAAAGACATACAAAGTTCAGACCAAAATCATTTGAATGCAAAAGTGTTTTGAACGAAAGAAAGCAAAGGAATATAGATAGTTTCTTCTGGCACACCCCAACCAAACTTTTTCCTCTAATTAAAATTGCTTTGCTccaacaaaaaaacattcaacCTCAGTCACACCAAAAAGAAAATCGTCTGTATAAACCGAATCCTCAAGAAAGTGTGTGACAGGATAGTCAAAATGTGAATGCTTTAACCAAGACCAGACCCCATATGATTCTTAAGCACTTATATATGTTAGTAAATTCGATCAGTCTATCCATTCCACTTGATAAAGcttttagttaattttatatCAACTTTTGAATAGTTTGGCCTTCAGCAGAAGTGTTatgcatcaatttttttttttttttaaactaggGTATTGCTTGTCTTAAGTGACACTGAAACTGATTTTGAATTTGGATGAAACGTAAAGGTCATACGTGTTCTGAACTTCTGCATGCATGACTTTCCCAGGTTTATACCAAATCAAACATTTTCCCAGGAAGTTATATGGACATACAATAGAGCCTCGAATATTGttaaacaatttcaaaataaGGCAGTCTTATCACCAAATCAAGTAATAAAAGCAAATTATGGGATTATCTACTCAAAAGGGGatcccattttttttttttttttaactttctgaGCAATCAAAATACTCATCTTTATTCTCGCGGTGTGAccatgtgaaaaaaaaaacgaatagaAGTAGAAAAGACGGAAAGAAAGATATATATTGGAATAGATTAAGGCATAATTCTCCTTTGGACGGCCTAACTTTAAGAAAGAAAGAGATAAGCTTTAAAGATTAAAGGAGGAATGGAGAAAAGTTGTCCTAATTTTGACATGACAGCCTTCTTAATCTAATGTTATGCACTTAATTATATTACaacatgtttatttatttagaaaataatttgtaGCCAAAAAGGTTCGCTTTGGTTCAAATATTTTTGAGTCTTAAGAATCTAAAGCGGTGCATATATTCCTCACACTTGTTCCCTACACTACAATTTCCAAGAGTTTAAGCTAGCTGAACGGCACAAGTATCATATCACATCATCGGATACAAATGTGAATCCATAATGTCAACGAAATCGAGCATTTGCAATCATGGAGTGAACATGTTTGGAAAAGTCCTATCACATGAAACACATGATGAGCTTTTTTTGATATGATAACAGAAATGAAAGAACAGAAGTAGTGAAAGTCAGAGGTGTCTGATCTCTAAGCAAAATTCTTCGATATGTGGTGCTAGCTTGacaacaacttttttttaacaccaGATAAATAGATTAGATAGCTTGACAACAACTAAATTGTCAAACATAGGTTTTTATGATACGGCGAGTTAGCACCCGACTTGTCATTTTTCGTCAACTATCTATCCTTTTCCAGATAAATCACTTTACAGACAAATAGTTATATAACTATACAAAACTTCTTCTCAAATAGTACCCTAAAAGAAATTGAATCAGCTTGGTTACTTGTAAGCTGTAACAAAACAAAGTTCCTAGTCCTACACAATGACAACTATTGCAGTGGTACTACCAAATGCTTATacataaataacaaatattaaagCATAAACTTACAATTATTTGATATATTCATCGTGATCACGTCAAGTTCCATCTAAACATTGCGTGGAAAATAATCTAGGTATCATAGTGGATACTGATTCaaccacagaaaaaaaaaaacaatcgcACAAGCCAACAAACTCCAAATGTATAATCTTTTACGAAAAAGAAGTTGAAAATAATTCTTGTGTAGAAAGAAAGACCATGAAGGCCTATAGTTGTCGCAGAAATACGGCGGAATACGACTCTATCTGATCAGAAGGACGAACCCTTGCTCGACCATTTCGTTTGTATCTCCGCGCGCGTCCAGGTTTGGGCTTGTAGGTGATGAGAATATTACATCCTCCGCaagatgagaaaaataaattcaaTCCCAATATACGTGCTCTTTCATTGAGCCAATAAGTTGAGGGTTAAGGCCCATTAACTGGTCTTTCACAAAGCCTCTAACTTATTATTTAAGCCGTTGGATTGTTCAAATCTTctaaatctattctattaaaagggaatcagtcttaataaatctacttataaaagttgtttggactctttcattttttagtccaacctattatatataactaaatcttATAACCAACCTATTTTATAgcaaccaaataaaaatctcctacatttaaataaaacatattattgtttattgactttaaatattataatctaAATTGTTGACCTATAGCCTTTTAAATATGTACCTAGGTTTTGTATGAACCATTGTTCTATTAGTAAtgtttatataatatgtttgtaTCGAATGATGGTATCAAATTATTATAAACCAACATTATACCTCATATAACAAGACTTTAATGAACCATATATTagatatctattatttaaatgagTCAGTGttttcatcacaaaaatataacaaattaatGTTTTCATCAAAGCATTTTAACAACTTACAGGTTTGGTAAAATGTTCATACCTAAGAGAGAGTTATATAAGAGTGTACatatatttgaacaaaaaaagaatacatacaaaatcttaaataaattaattcatgaattatataatttaaataaattatttcttttgacatcatatgattttgtaacataataatttacaacattttcaaaatattaattcacaaattttgtatataatccAAAGAAAAACTCGCGCTTTCAAAACGCGGATCAAAAactcatcaatactattaaaaaagaaggaatcttaaaaaatctacctataaaaattgtttggaccctttcatttaatttattattttttggtcttaccttaaacttagactaacaatatgttatcatatatttctctaacaataatttattcaattcctttatttattcaaatatcactcctaaatcttaatcattactattactatatttaccattttgacatttaatcataaaaacattgaaactaatgttttatattatcacttttatcatataatatatgatttaaagcaagagaagttacacgatatatatgtgtacattctaacttcctctttcctttataataacataatcatatcatatataaactttcctactaaaatctcatattatatactaaactttcaaccctctatagtttgatagatattttcatatttaaaaatgagttttctaaaaatatttcatcaaccatgtttttgtacaataaaattaaaaatctatatcaaaaggttgttggacccgaTATAGTCGTAATAGGTCCACATCTGTTTgggtatttaggatcctaagaaaattcgaaatatctaaaaaatctgaaaaatatatgaaacacgaaaagtacttgaaactccaaacaaatacccaaaaaattcaaatacctaaaaattcaaaatcttattcaaaatctgtcACTAAActgaaaatacccaaaaatttatccaaatacccaaaaaaaaaatttaatttgaaaatttacctgaaatcaaaactataatcataaaccaaaaacctaaaaagaATATCCATAATGCtggaaacatattcgaaatatccaaatatacctaataaacacaacatatttatgattgGGTCTAGGGTAGTacccggactcaaacaaagacatgcGGGTCCAAAAAAACCCTCAATTCTTAGcttctctggacctgaactaaacctatatttccgggtcggttcagtttgtttttttaatccGGATATAATTTTCATGCCTAAAAGAAatttacgtaaaagtgtacatataaaatatcaaataaactaattcatagattatataactgttagaaattatattttcgatataataaaactttgtattataatataatcgaaaaaacccgcgctttccaagcgcgggtcaaaatttAGTGAACATTTAAAATTTCTGGCAGTGATTGTCAAACAAAATCTTCTGTATCTTGGGTATATGATCTAATTTGTCGCCATATgaattcatatttattttagaaggTAGTCGAAAACAATATGttggtttaaaaaaaagttattgacAGATATTATAGAAATCCATCCAtctaccccccccccccccccccagccCCCAGCTCGGTCAGCCGCATCTACGTGCAACCGTAACAGTTTTGATCAGATTTGCAATGTAAAATTTAATGACATTCTTGTAagtttttctagaaaaataaaagttggTTCAGCATTTCTAACCTTATAAAATGTTATGAAAAGGCCTGAACACATATAGTATTATTTTGATATTACTCGAGTAAGAAAGTTTCCTAGATTTCTATTCTGAAAAGTATGTTTGTTTACTTTAAATGCAGTTTTTAATTACATTGATTACTTTGgttgacaaacaaaaagaatacACTGACCAAACAAATTACACTGATCGCGCTAGAAACATAAACCAATCGCAACCACATtatgaaaacataaaatatctTAATCTTAGGTACTTTTTTTGAGCCGGCATGATTAGTAGGTGCAACTTTTTTTTGTCGCATTCATTGCTTTTATTAGTGCATTATTAAACCGAATTGAATTTATTCTCATAAATCAGAACTGTAGTATCCgtaaaacaaatttatttgCCTGCCACTATGCAAATACTCCCTCTATTCATAATAAAAtgatgttttgaatttttaacataaattaagaaataactaaattttgttcttaaatatatttattctctTACTAAAACATCTTTTCTTAACTATGAGCCAACACTATTCagcaaatttaaatattttcaattaatctTTTAAAGTAGGattatttgttatattattaactaataaaattaaataaaaatctacaaaaTCAATCGTTTAGAGACAAAAattccaaattttattttaataaataattttgcaTCAATATGTACTTCTATTCTTGTTACACCTAATCTTTCCATTGACAGAAAATGCATAATAGTCATTACTCTGAAGAGATATGGAGGAATTTGACGAGGAAACTGTTGGGTCCGAGATACACTTATGAGTGGAGTAGGGTACTAGAACTAGTATCCGCAAACGTACTGTCGACTACGAACCAATTTTTGCTGAGATATGTGTTTCAAGCTCTTGTTCACACAATTTGGATTGAAAGAAATGGACGAAGACATGGATCACCTCATCAAGATCTAAGGAACATCATCAAGTTTGTAGACAAGCAGGTTAGAAACAGAATAAGCTCACTTCGTGGGAAAGGAGGGAAGTATCTAACCCAAGCAATGGCAAATTGGTTTGATTCACGGGCATAGAATTAAGCtttatttttatggtttcacaaaacaaaaactctaGAATCAAGCTGCATTAGTTTGTAAAAAGgcattttttgtttgaataaatttaacattcttcaaaaaaaagaaaatgcaTAAAATGTTGTTATGGGTATATTATATCTACAATATCCTTTTATTTGAACCCTCGAAACTGAAAGAAAAATGTTCCACTTTTTCTTACTTTTGGCACACATAGATATTCACTTTTTATATGTTTGTTTCACATCAAAAACTttattaaaatagtattatagTTAGTGGAATATATAATGAGCTGGTTTGGAAAAAGTCCACAAGTgaggaaaaagagagagagagagagagagagagagtcagtAGAAACCCTAGCCCGCCGCGTTTCTCCGGCGGCGTTGTCGCTGTGTCGTCGCCGGAGAGTCACCCTTTACcttctttttttctccttttcctTTTGCCTTCGTTAACGTCCCTTCCCCTCAGCGAGATGCGTGTGAACTCTGGCTTCTTCGGCTCTTCAGATCTCAGATCTGGCCGTGTAGTGCGGTTTCCGAGTTTCTGGAGTCACAGCGAGTTGAGTCAGGAAGGTGTCGTTATCGGAGGTCGGCTTTTAGGGTTGGATTTTGGATGGAGCTATTTTCCCCTTGTCGCTCCGTGTACCTCCGTAGATGTCTAATCTGTGCCGTCGTCGCTCTCCTCCGAGCTTCAGTGTTCTTTAGCAGGCGTTAGTGGATGAGCTCCGGTTGGATTCGACATCTGAACCCGTCTTTTCTTCATTCCGGAAGAACTGAAACTCATGCTCTTGGAGATGTTGTTTCGCTCTGTTCCGGCGGCTCGGTTTTGGAGTCAAGACTAGGAACTCGTGATGGAAGGTCTTGTGTGGCAGTTTACGCACCAGTTTGGTGGGGAACCCGTTTCTGTGTTTGAAAAGAAATCTGCAACTAAGGTATCTTCTCATTATGTGGTTCTTTTGGCTTGGAATCCATATAATAAGGCTGGAGTACGACTGATATCTGGACGGGACTTGAGGGTGAAGTATGCGCCTTGGCGTTGAGTTGGTATGATCCAAGTTCTGAATGTCAATTAAGTGGTGATCTCCAGCAAGGTCTTAGTTTGGAATTCATCTGTTAAGTCTAGTTTTCAGTTTTAGTCAATGCTCGTGTAATTAGTGGTTTAAGGGACAGTTCATTTTCACCATTTTGGTAAAGTGAATTTGTTTCCATGGTGGTCAAAGTGATAGGTAGTTAGATGAGGCAATGTAGGATCCAAATAAGTGATCTTAGATGATGCTACATCTACTTCCATATATCACATTATGGTTAAAGCCTCTTGAGGCATTGTGGTCACAATTGTTTGTATCAAAACATTTGGCTAACGATAAGTTGATGttgggttaaaaaaaaaaaaaaaataatgagctGGTTTGGTTATTCTTTGCCAATGGACATCGACGTGGTATCACTGTATGAGCATCCATCTTCTTTTGTTTTCGATAATGCACACAGTCTATATGCTTCACATGTTAGTTTCCATCTTCCACAACTTTAGCATCCAATTAAttacaaatcaaaattttactACTTTATATGTTGgtttgattttaaatatataatttctcaTATATTTCTCGTAGTTACTAAACATTTAACAACTTTATATATCTGGAAAAGAAATTAAATCATAAATTGGTTTGATTTTTAAGAGTCAAATTTCCAAATCCACCCCCTGGAAACTCACGGGCTGCACTTCTTCCTCGCGAACCCAAACCTGTCATTCTCCAAATCATGCTCCACGTGATAGTTCTGTTGCTGAAAGCTCCCGAGAATAATCGCCGGACCACTCCGACCACCAGCGGAACTAACGGTGTTATCAGAAACCACCGTCAAACAAACGTTATCAACGCTTCCGACAAGCGTGAAGTAGTTAGACAACGGCAACTCCATTTTCGCTCCACCTTTGAACTCGAACGTTAACTCCGGCACCGTCACTGATCCCTTGCCGGAGATGTTGAAGCACGGCCCAAGTCCGGTGATCTTCTCCAGTTCCTTTTCTCTGCTGTAATTCGACATCTGCGCCGCGAATTCCTCAGCAACGAGCTCGAAAACGGGTCGCTCCATGAAAGTGAACGTGGATCCGGAATCGACGATGGATCCTCCGTTTCCGTCGGGTCCCGGCGCTAAGAGCTTGTACGGAATCTTCACGCGCTTGCTTCCGACGAAGATTCGCCGGAGACTGAGGTAGTAGTACTCAAGAAACGCACTGTTGGAGACGTTCGGGTTGTTTCGAAACGGGGTGTAGCTAAGACCCGGAGTTTTCGACCCGGTTTTATGACCCGACCCGGTATCCAGATCCAGATCGGTGCTCATGTTCGTGTCGTCGAATCTACGGGAGACCAAGCAATGCGAGAATCTCTTGAGGTTCATCTGCGAAGGAAGCGATTCGGGTCCTCGTCCGAACCCGGCTATACCAGCGGGCTGTCGGGTCGAGAGAATAGAGCATCCGATGACGAAATCGGGTACGGTTAGATCCGCGAAATTGAGCTTTTCGGATAGTAAAATCCCAGCCGTTGATCCTAATCCGTATTGGAGAATGTACGGTGGACAAGGGACGGTGCAGTTACGGGTACTC of the Brassica rapa cultivar Chiifu-401-42 chromosome A03, CAAS_Brap_v3.01, whole genome shotgun sequence genome contains:
- the LOC103860768 gene encoding probable aspartyl protease At4g16563, with amino-acid sequence MASPPPLFFFFFLIFLSVVSAVKLPLSPFSHYTDQSPNNDAHLALRRLADSSIARAQQLKQPTSIKPHEDSLFASSAAAVKSPLTPKSYGGYSVSLSFGTPSQTIPFVFDTGSSLVWFPCTSRYLCSGCNFPGLDPTRIHKFVPRDSSSSRVIGCQNPKCKFLFGSNVKCRGCDPSTRNCTVPCPPYILQYGLGSTAGILLSEKLNFADLTVPDFVIGCSILSTRQPAGIAGFGRGPESLPSQMNLKRFSHCLVSRRFDDTNMSTDLDLDTGSGHKTGSKTPGLSYTPFRNNPNVSNSAFLEYYYLSLRRIFVGSKRVKIPYKLLAPGPDGNGGSIVDSGSTFTFMERPVFELVAEEFAAQMSNYSREKELEKITGLGPCFNISGKGSVTVPELTFEFKGGAKMELPLSNYFTLVGSVDNVCLTVVSDNTVSSAGGRSGPAIILGSFQQQNYHVEHDLENDRFGFARKKCSP